In Triticum urartu cultivar G1812 chromosome 6, Tu2.1, whole genome shotgun sequence, the following proteins share a genomic window:
- the LOC125516317 gene encoding DIMBOA UDP-glucosyltransferase BX8-like, with product MAPGEANTATTGGPRRRRVLVFPIPYQGHINPMFQLAGLLHERGFAVTVFHTHFNAPDPSRHPTYDFVPVLDGLPAGSPGTVAATVEHIFAINSSCEAPFRERLAALLEAPGGRDEVACLVADAHLLTLMDVARQQGVPALALRTGSAACFRNFMATPMLCDKGYLPASAESQLDALVRELPPYRVRDLMAVTGSRHEHDLVCKLLARAVEAVRTSAGFILNTFDALEAADLAATRRDLAGVPVFDVGPLHKLSPASSSSLLQQDRSCLDWLDAQAPASVLYISFGSLASMSGEDLAEAAWGVANSGQPFLWALRPGLARGAALPDGFAAATEGRGLVVGWAPQEEVLAHAGVGGFWTHGGWNSALEGACGGVPMLCRPCFGDQMGNARYVEHVWRAGIALDCGGVLERGAVEAAVRRLMRSEEGDEMRGRARELRSRAAEAIAEGGSSRRSVDKLVNHILSL from the coding sequence ATGGCGCCGGGAGAAGCAAACACGGCCACCACCGGcggcccgcgccgccgccgcgtgCTGGTCTTCCCTATCCCGTACCAGGGCCACATCAACCCCATGTTCCAGCTCGCCGGCCTCCTCCACGAGCGCGGCTTTGCCGTCACCGTCTTCCACACCCACTTCAACGCCCCCGACCCGTCCCGCCACCCGACCTACGACTTCGTGCCCGTCCTCGACGGCTTGCCGGCGGGCAGCCCCGGCACGGTGGCGGCGACCGTCGAGCACATCTTCGCCATCAACAGCTCCTGCGAGGCGCCGTTCCGGGAGCGCCTGGCCGCCCTGCTGGAGGCTCCTGGCGGCAGGGACGAGGTCGCGTGCCTGGTCGCCGACGCGCACCTGCTGACCCTCATGGACGTGGCGCGGCAGCAGGGCGTGCCGGCGCTGGCGCTGCGCACCGGCAGCGCCGCCTGCTTCCGCAACTTCATGGCCACCCCGATGCTCTGCGACAAGGGCTACCTCCCGGCGAGCGCGGAGTCGCAGCTGGACGCGCTGGTGAGGGAGCTGCCGCCGTACCGCGTCCGGGACCTGATGGCCGTCACCGGCAGCCGCCACGAGCACGATCTGGTGTGCAAGCTGCTGGCCCGCGCCGTCGAGGCGGTGAGGACCTCGGCGGGGTTCATCCTCAACACCTTCGACGCGCTGGAGGCCGCCGACCTGGCGGCGACCCGGCGAGACCTCGCCGGCGTGCCGGTGTTCGACGTCGGCCCGCTCCACAAGCTCTCCCCGGCGTCGTCCAGCAGCCTCCTGCAGCAGGACCGCTCCTGCCTCGACTGGCTGGACGCGCAGGCCCCGGCGTCCGTGCTGTACATCAGCTTCGGCAGCCTGGCGAGCATGAGCGGCGAGGACCTGGCCGAGGCGGCGTGGGGCGTGGCCAACAGCGGCCAGCCGTTCCTGTGGGCGCTCCGGCCGGGGCTCGCCCGCGGGGCCGCCCTGCCCGACGGGTTCGCGGCGGCGACCGAAGGCCGTGGACTGGTGGTGGGCTGGGCGCCGCAGGAGGAGGTGCTGGCGCACGCGGGCGTGGGCGGGTTCTGGACGCACGGCGGGTGGAACTCGGCGCTGGAGGGCGCGTGCGGGGGCGTGCCCATGCTCTGCCGGCCCTGCTTCGGGGACCAGATGGGCAACGCGAGGTACGTGGAGCACGTGTGGCGCGCGGGCATCGCGCTGGACTGTGGCGGCGTGCTCGAGCGGGGCGCCGTGGAGGCGGCCGTCCGGCGGCTCATGCGGAGCGAGGAGGGGGATGAGATGAGGGGGCGAGCCCGGGAGCTCCGGAGCAGAGCGGCGGAGGCCATCGCCGAGGGTGGGTCGTCTCGCCGCAGCGTCGACAAGCTGGTGAACCACATCCTGTCGCTCTAG